A single Lolium perenne isolate Kyuss_39 chromosome 6, Kyuss_2.0, whole genome shotgun sequence DNA region contains:
- the LOC127308388 gene encoding uncharacterized protein isoform X3, producing the protein MGHRRFPPLPLLPSAAPSTQTKDEAPRSSHYGGATGLLVDAACIDSATRAAPSITPVCVVRANEGQRRGAARSRGAADDREVELLVIDAACIDSATRAAPSITPVCVVRANEGQRRGAARSRGAADDREVELLVRETTPSRGLSASASKGSVELSQKKKKKKGSVERLQNN; encoded by the exons ATGGGTCACCGGCGGTTTCCCCCGCTGCCCCTCCTCCCTAGCGCCGCCCCATCTACGCAGACGAAAGACGAGGCGCCGCGCAGCAGCCACTATGGCGGTGCGACTGGCCTGCTCGTCGACGCCGCGTGCATCGATTCGGCGACGCGCGCGGCTCCGTCGATCACGCCGGTCTGCGTCGTGCGCGCGAACGAGGGACAGCGGCGCGGTGCTGCACGCAGCCGCGGGGCCGCCGACGACCGGGAGGTCGAGCTGCTCGTCATCGACGCCGCGTGCATCGATTCGGCGACGCGCGCGGCTCCGTCGATCACGCCGGTCTGCGTCGTGCGCGCGAACGAGGGACAGCGGCGCGGTGCTGCACGCAGCCGCGGGGCCGCCGACGACCGGGAGGTCGAGCTGCTCGTCAGGGAGACGACGCCGTCCAGGGGATTGTCGGCATCGGCCTCAAAG GGCAGCGTGGagctctctcaaaaaaaaaaaaaaaaaaagggcagCGTGGAGCGCCTCCAGAACAATTAG
- the LOC127308388 gene encoding uncharacterized protein isoform X4: protein MGHRRFPPLPLLPSAAPSTQTKDEAPRSSHYGGATGLLVDAACIDSATRAAPSITPVCVVRANEGQRRGAARSRGAADDREVELLVIDAACIDSATRAAPSITPVCVVRANEGQRRGAARSRGAADDREVELLVRETTPSRGLSASASKGSVERLQNN from the exons ATGGGTCACCGGCGGTTTCCCCCGCTGCCCCTCCTCCCTAGCGCCGCCCCATCTACGCAGACGAAAGACGAGGCGCCGCGCAGCAGCCACTATGGCGGTGCGACTGGCCTGCTCGTCGACGCCGCGTGCATCGATTCGGCGACGCGCGCGGCTCCGTCGATCACGCCGGTCTGCGTCGTGCGCGCGAACGAGGGACAGCGGCGCGGTGCTGCACGCAGCCGCGGGGCCGCCGACGACCGGGAGGTCGAGCTGCTCGTCATCGACGCCGCGTGCATCGATTCGGCGACGCGCGCGGCTCCGTCGATCACGCCGGTCTGCGTCGTGCGCGCGAACGAGGGACAGCGGCGCGGTGCTGCACGCAGCCGCGGGGCCGCCGACGACCGGGAGGTCGAGCTGCTCGTCAGGGAGACGACGCCGTCCAGGGGATTGTCGGCATCGGCCTCAAAG ggcagCGTGGAGCGCCTCCAGAACAATTAG
- the LOC127308388 gene encoding uncharacterized protein isoform X1 yields MGHRRFPPLPLLPSAAPSTQTKDEAPRSSHYGGATGLLVDAACIDSATRAAPSITPVCVVRANEGQRRGAARSRGAADDREVELLVIDAACIDSATRAAPSITPVCVVRANEGQRRGAARSRGAADDREVELLVRETTPSRGLSASASKRGALSKKKKKKGQRGAPPEQLVARDPHGAYGAGCGLRLQVAQAAHGASAATPPPNFSQ; encoded by the exons ATGGGTCACCGGCGGTTTCCCCCGCTGCCCCTCCTCCCTAGCGCCGCCCCATCTACGCAGACGAAAGACGAGGCGCCGCGCAGCAGCCACTATGGCGGTGCGACTGGCCTGCTCGTCGACGCCGCGTGCATCGATTCGGCGACGCGCGCGGCTCCGTCGATCACGCCGGTCTGCGTCGTGCGCGCGAACGAGGGACAGCGGCGCGGTGCTGCACGCAGCCGCGGGGCCGCCGACGACCGGGAGGTCGAGCTGCTCGTCATCGACGCCGCGTGCATCGATTCGGCGACGCGCGCGGCTCCGTCGATCACGCCGGTCTGCGTCGTGCGCGCGAACGAGGGACAGCGGCGCGGTGCTGCACGCAGCCGCGGGGCCGCCGACGACCGGGAGGTCGAGCTGCTCGTCAGGGAGACGACGCCGTCCAGGGGATTGTCGGCATCGGCCTCAAAG CGTGGagctctctcaaaaaaaaaaaaaaaaaaagggcagCGTGGAGCGCCTCCAGAACAATTAGTGGCTCGTGACCCGCATG GAGCTTACGGTGCTGGTTGTGGCTTACGCCTGCAAGTGGCACAGGCTGCCCACGGCGCTTCCGCCGCCACGCCACCACCGAATTTTTCTCAATGA
- the LOC127308388 gene encoding uncharacterized protein isoform X2: protein MGHRRFPPLPLLPSAAPSTQTKDEAPRSSHYGGATGLLVDAACIDSATRAAPSITPVCVVRANEGQRRGAARSRGAADDREVELLVIDAACIDSATRAAPSITPVCVVRANEGQRRGAARSRGAADDREVELLVRETTPSRGLSASASKRGAPPEQLVARDPHGAYGAGCGLRLQVAQAAHGASAATPPPNFSQ, encoded by the exons ATGGGTCACCGGCGGTTTCCCCCGCTGCCCCTCCTCCCTAGCGCCGCCCCATCTACGCAGACGAAAGACGAGGCGCCGCGCAGCAGCCACTATGGCGGTGCGACTGGCCTGCTCGTCGACGCCGCGTGCATCGATTCGGCGACGCGCGCGGCTCCGTCGATCACGCCGGTCTGCGTCGTGCGCGCGAACGAGGGACAGCGGCGCGGTGCTGCACGCAGCCGCGGGGCCGCCGACGACCGGGAGGTCGAGCTGCTCGTCATCGACGCCGCGTGCATCGATTCGGCGACGCGCGCGGCTCCGTCGATCACGCCGGTCTGCGTCGTGCGCGCGAACGAGGGACAGCGGCGCGGTGCTGCACGCAGCCGCGGGGCCGCCGACGACCGGGAGGTCGAGCTGCTCGTCAGGGAGACGACGCCGTCCAGGGGATTGTCGGCATCGGCCTCAAAG CGTGGAGCGCCTCCAGAACAATTAGTGGCTCGTGACCCGCATG GAGCTTACGGTGCTGGTTGTGGCTTACGCCTGCAAGTGGCACAGGCTGCCCACGGCGCTTCCGCCGCCACGCCACCACCGAATTTTTCTCAATGA